Proteins from a genomic interval of Scophthalmus maximus strain ysfricsl-2021 chromosome 22, ASM2237912v1, whole genome shotgun sequence:
- the gdf6b gene encoding growth/differentiation factor 6-B encodes MELPHFALLCGALVVVLAWDPPGLQALAISPAAAAKGNKVAKIFDGQEASRYFKEFYAPPPPPPPPSIDRHNKATSKESVEPHDYMLSIYKTFSTAERLGLNASFFRSSKAANTIASFVDSGQDDLPLSPLRRQRYLFDVSTLSEKAEVLGAELRIYTKVSGNFRISETDPVDVQLLSCHDQQLLVSRTLDLQDSHRPKWEVLDVWEIFKERQHLSQGKPFCLELRAMLDNPERELDLHLLGLHRHGRPQQKKAILVVFTRSKKRQTLFSERREGRALLGLERKKATERGPGVIKAGRRRRTAASKTRHGKRHGKKSKSRCSKKPLHVNFRDLGWDDWIIAPLDYEAYHCEGVCDFPLRSHLEPTNHAIIQTLMNSMNPSNMPPSCCAPSKLSPISILYIDSGNNVVYKQYEDMVVESCGCR; translated from the exons ATGGAGCTGCCCCACTTCGCTCTTCTCTGCGGGGCCCTCGTCGTCGTGCTCGCCTGGGACCCCCCGGGCCTCCAGGCCCTGGCCATTTCCCCCGCGGCCGCCGCCAAGGGCAACAAGGTGGCGAAGATCTTCGACGGACAGGAGGCGTCCAGGTATTTCAAGGAGTTTtacgcgccgccgccgccgccgccgccgccatccaTCGACAGACACAACAAGGCGACGTCCAAAGAGTCGGTGGAGCCTCACGACTACATGTTGTCCATCTACAAGACCTTCTCCACGGCCGAGAGACTGGGACTCAACGCCAGCTTCTTTCGCTCTTCAAAAGCTGCAAACACCATTGCAAGTTTTGTGGACAGTGGACAAG ATGACCTCCCACTCTCCCCTCTGAGGAGACAGCGGTATCTGTTCGATGTCTCAACGCTCTCCGAGAAAGCGGAGGTGCTCGGAGCCGAGCTCAGGATATACACCAAGGTGTCTGGGAATTTCAGGATATCCGAGACGGACCCCGTCGACgtccagctcctctcctgcCACGACCAGCAGCTGCTCGTCTCCAGAACGCTGGACCTGCAGGATTCCCACCGGCCGAAGTGGGAGGTGTTGGACGTGTGGGAGATTTTCAAGGAGCGGCAGCACCTGAGCCAGGGGAAGCCCTTCTGCCTGGAGCTCAGGGCCATGCTGGACAACCCCGAGAGGGAGCTGGACCTGCACCTGCTGGGCCTGCACCGACACGGCAGGCCTCAACAGAAGAAAGCCATCTTGGTGGTCTTCACCAGGTCCAAGAAGAGGCAGACGCTCTTCAGCGAGAGGCGGGAGGGGAGGGCACTGCTGGGcctggagaggaagaaggcCACGGAGAGGGGCCCCGGCGTCATCAAGGCCGGCCGGAGGCGGAGGACGGCCGCATCCAAAACGCGCCACGGGAAGAGACACGGCAAAAAGTCCAAGTCCAGGTGCAGCAAGAAGCCGCTGCACGTCAACTTCAGAGACCTGGGCTGGGACGACTGGATCATCGCCCCGCTGGATTACGAGGCGTACCACTGCGAGGGCGTGTGCGACTTCCCGCTGCGCTCCCACCTGGAGCCCACCAACCACGCCATCATCCAGACGCTGATGAATTCCATGAACCCCAGCAACATGCCGCCGAGCTGCTGCGCCCCGTCCAAGCTCAGCCCCATCAGCATCCTCTACATCGACTCAGGAAACAACGTGGTGTACAAGCAGTACGAGGACATGGTGGTGGAGTCGTGTGGCTGCAGGTAG